A window of the Microbacterium sp. LWH13-1.2 genome harbors these coding sequences:
- a CDS encoding GNAT family N-acetyltransferase: protein MVLGDGGSGRPRRIRVDDVNSTASAPARGALGETTLRTDRLTLRPQVVADAEVFHRLWSERDERVPPHRRPDATGHPTVSDIAAHIAEERDRRSDLLSVQDATTGEVYGYCGLIFAGKGSADEPEIAFELLSRVHNHGYATEAARAVLAWSDAEGYERLWASVWDWNVASRRVLEKLGFENSGDDLPTGEHGRTILTVRAPRLKPAPVAEHVITVEHGALSESQTAALRDLFDSEYRETHGEWDPDRPYGYSPADVHTMIFHGNAAVAHVGFQRRVIRVGERMVTVAGTGGVLVHPDWRSRGAGRRVMTHAQQAMRDDDRVEFGYLGCREEVTSFYERTGWTRVNAVERHVSMSGAKATVTSGGAPILVYACPNLRAGAEQWPQGDIDLNGTPW from the coding sequence GTGGTGCTCGGTGACGGCGGCTCTGGCCGACCTCGCCGAATCCGGGTCGACGACGTGAACTCGACCGCTTCGGCTCCCGCACGAGGAGCGCTGGGGGAAACGACCTTGCGGACGGATCGGCTGACTCTCCGGCCGCAGGTGGTGGCGGACGCCGAGGTATTCCATCGGCTGTGGAGCGAACGAGACGAACGCGTGCCGCCGCACCGCAGACCCGACGCGACTGGCCACCCGACGGTCTCCGACATAGCGGCTCACATCGCCGAGGAGCGAGACCGGCGCTCCGACCTGCTGTCCGTCCAAGACGCGACGACCGGCGAGGTGTATGGATACTGCGGGCTCATCTTCGCAGGCAAGGGATCAGCGGACGAGCCGGAGATCGCCTTCGAACTTCTGAGCAGGGTCCACAATCACGGCTACGCGACGGAAGCCGCCCGAGCGGTCCTCGCGTGGTCCGACGCCGAGGGATACGAGCGACTCTGGGCGAGCGTATGGGACTGGAATGTCGCCTCGCGTCGTGTTCTCGAGAAGCTCGGCTTCGAGAATTCGGGCGACGATCTTCCGACCGGCGAACATGGACGGACGATCCTGACAGTGCGGGCGCCGAGACTCAAGCCAGCGCCCGTTGCCGAGCATGTCATCACCGTAGAACACGGAGCGCTGTCAGAGTCCCAGACGGCTGCGCTGCGCGACCTCTTCGATTCCGAGTACCGAGAGACGCACGGCGAGTGGGACCCTGACCGTCCGTACGGTTATTCTCCCGCGGACGTGCACACGATGATCTTCCATGGGAACGCGGCCGTTGCCCACGTCGGCTTCCAGCGACGCGTCATACGGGTTGGGGAGCGCATGGTCACAGTCGCCGGGACCGGGGGAGTCCTGGTCCATCCGGACTGGCGCTCCCGCGGGGCCGGACGTCGGGTGATGACCCACGCCCAGCAGGCGATGCGCGACGACGATCGTGTCGAATTCGGCTATCTCGGCTGCCGAGAGGAGGTCACGTCGTTCTACGAGCGCACCGGCTGGACACGGGTGAACGCTGTGGAGCGCCATGTGTCGATGAGCGGTGCGAAGGCGACCGTGACGTCTGGCGGTGCGCCGATCCTCGTCTACGCCTGCCCGAACCTGCGCGCTGGGGCAGAGCAGTGGCCGCAGGGCGACATCGACCTCAACGGCACGCCCTGGTGA
- a CDS encoding MFS transporter produces the protein MQQVPSSPVTSPGWRAWLIWGVGVAAYVLAITNRTSLGAVGVEAADRFQADASTLALFAVVQLAVYGGMQIPIGILLDRFGSRPIMTVGMLLMAAGQLTMALSPSIGIAVFARILLGAGDAAIFPAVLRLVATWFPAQRGPIMVQFTGIIGQGGQLIALVPLAALLHATTWTVTFGSVAGLGVLFTILVALLIRNHPVERGADVSVDTDTGVIRVVTSAIDTGVGIRAAWAHPGTRLAFWSHFTAPFAGTAFILLWGMPFLTAAQGLDTAHAAGIISVYVVAGMALGPIIGDLSRRLPNQRSVALVLPAVGVQFVAWVAILAMPEPAPIWLLYVLAVALATGGPASMIAFDHARTHNPSHRLSTATGVTNAGGFIAALIAIWLIGLALDIQGAGTPETYSFDAFRIAFLMPIPLWILGVTFIVIERKRTRIRMGLDPEKRH, from the coding sequence GTGCAACAGGTTCCCAGCTCCCCCGTGACTTCGCCGGGGTGGAGAGCCTGGCTCATCTGGGGTGTGGGTGTCGCCGCCTACGTTCTGGCGATCACCAACCGCACCTCGTTGGGAGCGGTCGGCGTCGAAGCGGCGGACCGGTTCCAGGCCGATGCCTCCACGCTCGCGCTGTTCGCCGTGGTGCAGCTCGCGGTATACGGCGGCATGCAGATCCCGATCGGAATCCTCCTCGATCGTTTCGGATCCCGCCCGATCATGACGGTCGGCATGCTGCTCATGGCTGCGGGCCAACTCACCATGGCGCTCTCCCCCAGCATCGGCATCGCGGTGTTCGCACGCATCCTGCTCGGCGCGGGTGATGCAGCGATCTTTCCTGCGGTGCTGCGTCTCGTCGCCACCTGGTTCCCCGCGCAGCGAGGGCCGATCATGGTGCAGTTCACCGGCATCATCGGGCAGGGCGGCCAGCTCATCGCGCTCGTCCCATTGGCCGCGCTCCTGCACGCGACGACCTGGACGGTCACGTTCGGCAGCGTCGCAGGACTCGGTGTGCTCTTCACGATCCTCGTCGCGCTCCTCATCCGCAACCACCCGGTCGAGCGCGGCGCAGACGTCTCGGTCGACACCGACACCGGCGTGATCCGGGTCGTCACCTCGGCGATCGACACGGGCGTCGGCATCCGCGCGGCATGGGCCCACCCGGGCACGCGACTCGCCTTCTGGTCTCACTTCACGGCGCCGTTCGCCGGCACCGCCTTCATCCTGCTGTGGGGAATGCCGTTCCTCACGGCGGCCCAGGGGCTCGACACCGCCCACGCGGCGGGAATCATCTCGGTCTATGTGGTCGCGGGCATGGCACTCGGGCCGATCATCGGCGACCTCTCGAGACGCCTCCCCAATCAGCGCTCCGTCGCGCTCGTGCTCCCGGCGGTCGGTGTGCAGTTCGTCGCGTGGGTCGCGATCCTCGCCATGCCGGAGCCCGCGCCGATCTGGCTCCTCTACGTTCTCGCGGTGGCTCTCGCCACGGGTGGTCCCGCAAGCATGATCGCCTTCGACCATGCCCGTACGCACAACCCTTCGCATCGTCTGAGCACGGCCACAGGGGTGACCAACGCCGGCGGCTTCATCGCCGCGCTCATCGCGATCTGGCTGATCGGCCTCGCGCTCGACATCCAGGGTGCCGGGACACCCGAGACCTACTCGTTCGACGCATTCCGCATCGCGTTCCTCATGCCGATCCCGCTCTGGATCCTCGGCGTGACGTTCATCGTGATCGAGCGCAAGCGCACCCGGATCCGGATGGGCCTGGATCCGGAGAAGCGACACTGA
- a CDS encoding arginase family protein translates to MTSRFSLIVSQGRVADRTDGALVGARRVGAALSALLGVEQKLVGSPSPAITDDWSVALPQAESTLLGLRDAVRDALDAGSIPLLATNTCAASLGTLPTVAERHPDAVVLWIDAHGDFNTPATTDSGYLGGMVVAAACGLWESGHGAGLDPAQVIVVGGRDIDIAEGELLAAAGVTVLAPSESTPDRVAELVAGRPVWIHVDWDVLEPGYVPAAYRVSEGLLPHQIASIFAALPTDSVRGVEFAEFEAGDPEVPERVSIELILETFQHLAR, encoded by the coding sequence ATGACCTCCCGCTTCTCTCTCATCGTCTCCCAGGGCCGCGTGGCCGACCGCACGGACGGTGCGCTCGTCGGAGCCCGACGTGTCGGCGCCGCGCTTTCGGCTCTTCTCGGTGTAGAGCAGAAACTCGTCGGATCGCCGTCCCCGGCGATCACGGACGATTGGTCGGTCGCTCTGCCCCAGGCTGAGAGCACGCTGCTCGGGCTGCGAGATGCTGTGCGGGACGCACTCGATGCCGGTTCGATCCCTCTCCTCGCGACCAACACGTGCGCCGCAAGCCTCGGCACACTCCCGACGGTGGCCGAACGGCATCCGGATGCCGTCGTGCTCTGGATCGACGCGCACGGCGACTTCAACACACCGGCGACGACCGACTCCGGCTACCTCGGTGGCATGGTGGTCGCCGCGGCATGTGGGCTGTGGGAGAGCGGGCACGGCGCAGGACTCGATCCTGCACAGGTCATCGTAGTCGGAGGCCGCGACATCGACATCGCAGAGGGCGAGCTGCTCGCCGCCGCAGGCGTCACCGTGCTCGCCCCGTCGGAGAGCACGCCTGATCGGGTGGCGGAGCTCGTCGCCGGTCGCCCCGTCTGGATCCATGTGGACTGGGACGTTCTCGAACCCGGCTACGTGCCGGCTGCCTATCGCGTCTCCGAGGGTCTGCTGCCGCACCAGATCGCGTCGATCTTCGCTGCCCTGCCCACCGACTCCGTGAGGGGAGTGGAGTTCGCCGAATTCGAAGCCGGCGATCCCGAGGTCCCGGAGCGAGTGAGCATCGAGCTCATCCTCGAGACCTTCCAGCACCTCGCGCGTTGA
- a CDS encoding GNAT family N-acetyltransferase has translation MPAAFTFSADPSLIDRDLVHQWLSVESYWAQGRTRETQDAAIDASRNYSVRDSDGQQVAYARVVTDGVTFAWLCDVFVDASSRGKGLGRMIVEGVIQNLQDTSTVKRIVLATSTADGLYAQYGFAESPGPNRYMIKQMPRD, from the coding sequence ATGCCCGCAGCATTCACCTTCTCCGCCGACCCGTCTCTCATCGACCGCGACCTGGTGCACCAGTGGCTCAGCGTCGAGTCCTATTGGGCTCAGGGGCGGACCAGAGAGACCCAGGATGCTGCGATCGACGCGTCGAGGAACTACTCGGTTCGCGATTCCGACGGCCAGCAGGTCGCATACGCCCGAGTCGTCACCGACGGGGTGACGTTCGCGTGGCTGTGCGACGTGTTCGTGGATGCATCGTCTCGGGGCAAGGGCCTCGGGCGGATGATCGTCGAGGGTGTCATCCAGAACCTGCAGGACACGTCGACGGTGAAGCGTATCGTTCTCGCCACGAGCACGGCCGACGGCCTGTACGCGCAGTACGGGTTCGCCGAGTCTCCGGGACCGAACCGATACATGATCAAGCAGATGCCGCGCGACTGA
- a CDS encoding serine hydrolase domain-containing protein has product MSLPRTSPASVDVSSSAIGALLDRLERRGIECHSLMIVRRGHVVAEGWWAPYSADEPHLLYSLTKSFTAMGVGLVVDDGLLTLDDRIVDVLPHHVPDDIPAEARVLTVQHLLTMTAGHAEDTLESAWALEPSDLVRGYLRMPIEAAPGTRHTYDNATTFILARMIEHVSGQTLPRLLDDRLFGPMGITGAEWDRVGSGAVFGFHGLHLTTEAVAAFGELMLRGGEWQGRQLLSREWVASATRKHIDSRHFSPGAPGADFHSGYGYQIWMSAHGFHGNGAYGQQCIVVPDLDVVVVLTAAHTEIGHAQDALDAIRDSLLPGIDTSGDVGGDLMLMRRLRHLALPMVHGDPGPASTDSRAIVDASHPDSGLPSGTPVVLHPQSGGWLLRFGELFALPVGFGHWARSAPLGRPLAAAGAWQGDAFVAELHVVNTPHRVRLTVRGARAELRWVTVPLTGTDLVTHATSPLMTRPDVA; this is encoded by the coding sequence GTGTCCTTGCCGCGTACCTCCCCCGCATCCGTCGACGTCTCGTCCTCGGCCATCGGTGCGCTCCTGGATCGTCTCGAGCGGAGGGGGATCGAGTGCCATTCGCTCATGATCGTTCGCCGCGGCCACGTCGTCGCAGAAGGCTGGTGGGCTCCCTACTCCGCTGACGAACCGCATCTGCTCTACTCGCTGACGAAGTCCTTCACGGCGATGGGAGTAGGCCTCGTCGTGGACGACGGACTGCTGACCCTCGATGATCGAATCGTCGACGTACTGCCGCATCATGTTCCCGACGACATTCCCGCCGAAGCGCGCGTTCTCACCGTTCAGCATCTCCTGACGATGACCGCCGGCCATGCCGAAGACACGCTCGAGAGCGCATGGGCGCTCGAACCGAGCGATCTCGTGCGCGGATACCTGCGGATGCCGATCGAAGCAGCGCCTGGGACGCGGCACACCTACGACAACGCGACGACCTTCATTCTGGCGCGGATGATCGAGCATGTCTCCGGGCAGACGCTCCCCCGGTTGCTGGACGACCGACTGTTCGGACCGATGGGCATCACCGGGGCCGAATGGGATCGAGTCGGCAGCGGCGCGGTCTTCGGGTTCCATGGATTGCACCTCACGACCGAGGCCGTCGCAGCCTTCGGCGAGCTGATGCTGCGCGGCGGCGAATGGCAGGGGCGTCAGCTGCTGTCTCGCGAGTGGGTCGCTTCGGCGACGCGCAAGCATATCGACAGCAGGCACTTCTCACCAGGCGCCCCGGGTGCGGACTTCCACTCCGGTTACGGCTATCAGATCTGGATGTCCGCGCACGGCTTCCACGGCAACGGAGCATACGGCCAGCAGTGCATCGTCGTGCCTGATCTCGACGTGGTCGTCGTCCTCACCGCAGCGCACACGGAGATAGGTCACGCGCAGGATGCGCTGGATGCGATCCGGGACTCTCTGCTGCCTGGGATCGATACGTCAGGTGATGTCGGTGGTGATCTCATGCTCATGCGCAGGCTTCGACACCTTGCTCTTCCTATGGTCCACGGCGACCCGGGACCCGCCTCGACCGACTCCCGGGCGATCGTCGATGCCTCGCACCCGGACTCCGGGCTCCCGAGCGGCACTCCGGTGGTCCTTCATCCACAATCGGGCGGCTGGCTCCTACGATTCGGGGAGCTCTTCGCACTTCCCGTCGGCTTCGGACACTGGGCGCGGAGTGCTCCGCTCGGGCGGCCGCTCGCTGCGGCCGGCGCATGGCAGGGAGACGCCTTCGTGGCGGAGCTCCACGTCGTGAACACGCCCCACCGTGTCCGGTTGACCGTCCGCGGTGCGAGGGCGGAGCTCAGGTGGGTGACCGTTCCTCTGACCGGAACGGACCTGGTCACCCATGCGACATCACCGTTGATGACCCGTCCCGACGTCGCGTGA
- a CDS encoding VOC family protein → MTPDPVHHSINYVELVVNDLETAKRFYRDTFGWVFVDYGPAYAGIASPTGDGTEVGGLLLSDQARPAGGPLVLLYSDDLDATHAAITEAGGAVTQGPYDFPGGRRLHFVDPSGNELGVWAAQ, encoded by the coding sequence ATGACACCTGACCCCGTGCACCACTCCATCAACTACGTCGAGCTCGTCGTGAACGACCTCGAGACCGCGAAGCGCTTCTACCGCGACACCTTCGGATGGGTCTTCGTCGACTACGGTCCCGCCTATGCGGGCATCGCCTCGCCCACCGGCGACGGGACCGAGGTGGGCGGTCTTCTGCTGTCCGACCAGGCGCGTCCCGCCGGCGGTCCGCTCGTGCTCCTGTACTCCGACGACCTCGATGCCACGCACGCCGCGATAACGGAAGCCGGCGGCGCAGTGACTCAGGGGCCGTACGACTTCCCGGGCGGTCGACGACTGCATTTCGTGGACCCGAGCGGCAACGAGCTCGGAGTCTGGGCAGCACAGTGA
- a CDS encoding metalloregulator ArsR/SmtB family transcription factor — MANHDGVNEVFLALADPTRREVIRSLGRGPASVGELAQPFAITLPSFLKHIRALEESGLIRTSKSGRVRTCTLDPERLAVIGDWLDEQRRLWHERTDRLESLVTDLEETV, encoded by the coding sequence ATGGCAAACCATGACGGTGTGAACGAGGTCTTTCTCGCTCTCGCCGACCCGACGCGGCGCGAGGTCATCCGATCGCTCGGGCGTGGACCCGCGAGCGTGGGGGAGCTCGCCCAGCCCTTCGCGATCACACTGCCGTCGTTCCTGAAGCACATCCGCGCGCTGGAGGAGAGCGGACTCATCCGCACCTCGAAAAGCGGACGTGTGCGCACCTGCACACTCGATCCCGAGCGTCTCGCCGTCATCGGCGATTGGCTTGACGAGCAACGCCGGCTCTGGCATGAGCGAACGGACCGACTCGAGTCCCTGGTGACCGACCTGGAGGAGACAGTATGA
- a CDS encoding VOC family protein, translating into MNISIHYAFLPHTDAEAALGFYRDALGFEVRNDVGYDGLRWLTVGPEGQPETSIVLHPPATDPGITDAERQTILELIAKGSYTALTLASDDLDGLFERLVEQGADVVQEPMDQPYGVRDCAFRDPAGNLLRINQAG; encoded by the coding sequence ATGAACATCAGCATCCACTACGCATTCCTTCCGCACACGGATGCCGAGGCAGCCCTCGGCTTCTACCGCGACGCCCTCGGATTCGAGGTGCGCAACGACGTCGGCTACGACGGTCTCCGATGGCTCACGGTCGGCCCTGAGGGCCAACCCGAAACCTCGATCGTGCTGCATCCGCCGGCGACGGACCCTGGGATCACGGATGCCGAACGGCAGACGATCCTCGAACTCATCGCGAAGGGCAGCTACACCGCTCTCACGCTCGCGAGCGACGACCTCGACGGACTGTTCGAGAGACTGGTCGAGCAGGGCGCCGATGTCGTGCAGGAGCCCATGGACCAGCCGTACGGCGTGCGCGACTGCGCCTTCCGCGATCCCGCGGGCAATCTTCTCCGTATCAACCAGGCCGGCTGA
- a CDS encoding GNAT family N-acetyltransferase produces the protein MTSSRLHSSPDRPGLSIRVRESRWDEADTAAVSTLVRTYLLQTEAEKHERGRAESAVPITGLPPRYEREVADPRVSYADCTTLVAVIGQQPVGVVIIRIAGGETEIKRLWADPDLRGRGLGSALLDAALALTSGNVRLSVWDWRAPAIGLYESRGFVRVESWDDREGLVCMTRPAHTVPLR, from the coding sequence GTGACCTCGTCCCGTCTGCACTCGTCGCCTGACCGACCCGGGCTGTCGATCCGGGTCAGGGAATCGCGGTGGGACGAAGCCGATACGGCTGCGGTGAGTACGCTCGTCCGCACCTACCTCCTGCAGACCGAAGCGGAGAAGCATGAGCGCGGTCGGGCCGAGTCGGCTGTGCCGATCACGGGGTTGCCGCCACGATACGAGCGCGAGGTGGCGGACCCGCGCGTCTCGTATGCCGACTGCACGACACTTGTCGCCGTCATCGGGCAGCAGCCTGTCGGGGTCGTGATCATTCGGATCGCCGGGGGAGAGACCGAGATCAAGCGCCTCTGGGCGGATCCGGATCTTCGCGGGCGCGGACTCGGATCCGCATTGCTGGATGCGGCGCTGGCGCTGACCTCTGGCAACGTCCGCCTGTCCGTCTGGGACTGGCGGGCTCCGGCGATCGGGTTGTACGAATCCCGTGGGTTCGTCCGTGTCGAGTCGTGGGATGACCGGGAGGGACTCGTCTGCATGACGAGGCCCGCACATACTGTGCCCTTGCGCTAA
- a CDS encoding SRPBCC domain-containing protein — protein MTSTALDPRLDLTLERTIRASPSAVWRAWTDPQLLAQWWIPAPMQARVDHLDVHPGGGFVTSMREPAGEYFPHTDGIFLVVEPGRRLLFANVVDSAWRPAKPEPVSMTAEITLDEHPEGTAYRVVVRHGDPAARDLHEDLGFFEGWCSVTAALADLAESGSTT, from the coding sequence ATGACCAGCACAGCCCTCGACCCGCGTCTCGATCTGACTCTGGAGAGGACGATCCGGGCGTCACCGTCGGCGGTGTGGCGCGCATGGACAGACCCGCAGCTTCTCGCACAGTGGTGGATTCCGGCCCCCATGCAGGCGCGCGTCGACCACCTCGACGTGCATCCGGGCGGCGGCTTCGTCACCAGCATGCGGGAGCCCGCGGGGGAGTACTTCCCGCACACGGATGGCATCTTCCTCGTCGTCGAGCCAGGACGACGGCTGCTCTTCGCGAATGTGGTCGACAGCGCCTGGCGCCCTGCGAAGCCCGAACCAGTATCGATGACGGCGGAGATCACGCTCGACGAGCATCCCGAGGGCACGGCTTACCGCGTGGTCGTTCGACACGGAGATCCCGCTGCGCGAGATCTGCACGAGGACCTCGGATTCTTCGAGGGGTGGTGCTCGGTGACGGCGGCTCTGGCCGACCTCGCCGAATCCGGGTCGACGACGTGA
- a CDS encoding class I SAM-dependent methyltransferase, which translates to MNGDSVEIGWDAARSANLRNWDDRVPLHEEAYGLDAYDDPSHISDVVSDDLPVLDRFVRGGNLSGLDVCHLQCHIGTDTISLARSGARVTGVDFSEPALRVAASLAERTGTAATWVQTDVLEARNAVSGDFDVVYTSIGTICWLQDLDRWAAQIVALLRPGGTFFIRDGHPALLALDEDAEGFVTRYSYFGDGRAQQWDDETTYAGDGTVAHARTYEWPHPLSEILGSLLRAGLRLVHFDEGRTLPWRFSPRMVEVPRGYAWPEAERNLIPCTFTIVAYKD; encoded by the coding sequence GTGAACGGAGACAGTGTCGAGATCGGCTGGGATGCCGCACGCAGCGCGAACCTGCGGAACTGGGATGATCGCGTGCCGCTGCACGAAGAGGCATACGGATTGGATGCCTATGACGATCCGAGCCATATCAGCGATGTCGTGAGCGACGATCTGCCGGTGCTCGATCGTTTCGTGCGTGGTGGAAACCTCTCAGGACTCGATGTCTGCCACCTGCAATGCCACATCGGCACCGATACGATCTCGCTGGCTCGTTCCGGTGCCCGCGTGACGGGCGTGGACTTCTCGGAGCCTGCGCTGCGGGTGGCCGCCTCTCTCGCGGAACGCACCGGAACCGCGGCGACCTGGGTCCAGACCGACGTCCTCGAAGCCAGGAACGCGGTGTCGGGTGACTTCGATGTCGTGTACACGAGCATCGGCACCATCTGCTGGCTGCAGGATCTCGATCGCTGGGCCGCTCAGATCGTCGCCCTGCTGCGTCCGGGCGGGACTTTCTTCATCAGAGACGGTCATCCGGCGCTCCTCGCCCTCGACGAGGATGCAGAGGGCTTCGTCACGCGCTATTCCTATTTCGGGGACGGCCGCGCACAACAGTGGGATGACGAGACCACGTACGCCGGAGATGGGACGGTCGCGCATGCCCGGACCTATGAATGGCCGCATCCGCTGTCCGAGATCCTCGGTTCGCTGCTCCGCGCCGGTCTCCGCCTCGTCCACTTCGACGAGGGTCGCACACTCCCCTGGCGGTTCAGCCCTCGGATGGTCGAGGTCCCGCGCGGCTATGCCTGGCCGGAGGCGGAGCGCAACCTCATCCCGTGCACCTTCACGATCGTGGCGTACAAGGACTGA
- a CDS encoding excinuclease ABC subunit UvrA: MTHAADGHDLIRVQGARENNLKEVSVDIPKRRLTVFTGVSGSGKSSLVFDTIAAESRRMIDETYSAFVQGFMPSVPRPDVDVLEGLTTSIIVDQERLGANPRSTVGTVTDANAMLRILFSKLGQPYIGGPTAFSFNIPTQKASGVMTGPGGEKKIVKDAIYLGGMCPRCEGRGAVSDLDLAQIVDESKSLDEGAIMVPGYTADGWMVKGFSASGFYPADKPVAEFTEKQRQLFLYGEVTKVKISGINMTYEGLIPKITKSMLSKDLDALQPHIRAFVERVATFATCPECDGTRLTEGARSSKIDGISIADACRMQVTDLAAWVRGLELPGAAPLLEALSANLDAFVTLGLGYLSLERPSGTLSGGEAQRIKMLRHLGSSLTDVTYVFDEPTIGLHPHDIQRMNTLLLRLRDKGNTVLVVEHKPETIAIGDHVIDLGPGAGSAGGEICFEGTVEALKASGTRTGKHLDDRAALKPSVRTSNGAIEVRGATANNLQDVDVDIPTGVLTVVTGVAGSGKSSLIHGSVSKLEGVVAIDQGAIKGSRRSNPATYTGLLEPIRKAFAKANGVKPALFSANSEGACPTCKGAGVIITELGFMDTIETPCEDCGGKRFQAAVLEYKLAGKDITQVLDLPVSEARIFFSEGDAKLPAAAAILGRLEDVGLGYLSLGQPLSTLSGGERQRIKLAIQMGEKGDTYVLDEPTTGLHLADVQNILGLLDRLVESGKTVIVIEHHQAVMAHADWIIDIGPGAGHDGGRVVFEGSPADLVAAKSTVTGEHLAAYVGA; the protein is encoded by the coding sequence ATGACACACGCTGCAGACGGCCACGACCTGATCCGCGTTCAGGGTGCCCGCGAGAACAACCTCAAAGAGGTCAGCGTCGACATCCCGAAGCGTCGGCTGACGGTGTTCACGGGCGTCTCGGGATCCGGCAAGAGCTCTCTCGTGTTCGACACGATCGCCGCCGAATCGAGGCGCATGATCGACGAGACCTACAGCGCCTTCGTGCAGGGATTCATGCCGTCAGTGCCCCGGCCGGACGTCGACGTCCTCGAGGGGCTCACGACCTCGATCATCGTCGATCAGGAGCGCCTCGGGGCGAACCCCCGATCGACAGTCGGCACGGTGACCGACGCGAACGCGATGCTGCGCATCCTGTTCAGCAAGCTGGGCCAGCCCTACATCGGCGGACCGACCGCCTTCTCGTTCAACATCCCCACCCAGAAGGCCAGCGGCGTGATGACGGGGCCGGGCGGCGAGAAGAAGATCGTCAAGGACGCGATCTACCTCGGCGGCATGTGCCCCAGATGCGAGGGCAGGGGAGCGGTCTCCGACCTCGACCTCGCTCAGATCGTCGACGAGTCGAAGTCGCTCGACGAGGGCGCGATCATGGTGCCGGGGTACACGGCGGACGGGTGGATGGTGAAGGGCTTCTCGGCCTCCGGCTTCTACCCGGCCGACAAGCCGGTCGCCGAGTTCACGGAGAAGCAGCGGCAGCTGTTCCTCTATGGCGAGGTCACAAAGGTCAAGATCTCGGGCATCAACATGACCTACGAGGGACTGATCCCGAAGATCACGAAGTCGATGCTCTCGAAGGATCTCGACGCGCTGCAGCCCCACATCCGCGCGTTCGTCGAGCGCGTCGCGACCTTTGCGACCTGCCCCGAGTGCGACGGCACCCGACTCACCGAGGGCGCTCGCTCGTCGAAGATCGACGGGATCAGCATCGCTGACGCGTGCCGCATGCAGGTCACCGACCTCGCGGCGTGGGTGCGCGGTCTCGAGCTTCCCGGTGCCGCGCCGCTCCTTGAGGCGCTGAGCGCGAACCTCGACGCGTTCGTCACGCTCGGCCTCGGCTATCTGAGTCTCGAACGCCCGTCGGGCACGCTGTCCGGGGGAGAGGCGCAGCGCATCAAGATGCTCCGTCACCTCGGCTCGTCGCTGACGGATGTGACCTATGTGTTCGACGAGCCCACGATCGGGCTGCACCCGCACGACATCCAGCGCATGAACACGCTGCTGCTGCGGCTGCGCGACAAGGGCAACACCGTTCTCGTGGTCGAGCACAAGCCCGAGACCATCGCCATCGGAGACCATGTGATCGACCTCGGTCCTGGCGCGGGGAGCGCAGGCGGCGAGATCTGCTTCGAGGGCACGGTCGAAGCGCTCAAGGCCAGCGGCACCCGCACGGGAAAGCACCTCGACGACCGAGCAGCGCTCAAGCCCTCTGTGCGCACGAGCAACGGGGCGATCGAGGTGCGCGGCGCCACGGCGAACAACCTGCAGGATGTCGATGTCGACATCCCCACGGGCGTGCTCACCGTCGTCACCGGCGTCGCAGGTTCGGGCAAGAGCTCGCTCATCCACGGCTCGGTGTCGAAGCTCGAGGGCGTCGTCGCGATCGATCAGGGAGCGATCAAGGGCTCACGCCGCAGCAACCCTGCGACCTACACCGGACTGCTCGAGCCCATCCGCAAGGCGTTCGCGAAGGCCAACGGGGTGAAGCCCGCCCTCTTCAGCGCGAACTCCGAGGGCGCCTGTCCGACATGCAAGGGCGCGGGCGTCATCATCACCGAGCTCGGGTTCATGGACACGATCGAGACGCCGTGCGAGGACTGCGGCGGCAAGCGCTTCCAGGCCGCCGTGCTCGAGTACAAGCTCGCAGGCAAGGACATCACCCAGGTGCTGGATCTGCCGGTCTCCGAGGCGCGGATCTTCTTCTCCGAGGGCGATGCGAAGCTGCCGGCGGCGGCTGCCATTCTCGGGCGCCTCGAAGACGTCGGGCTCGGCTACCTCTCGCTCGGCCAGCCGCTGTCGACGCTGTCGGGCGGTGAGCGGCAGCGCATCAAGCTGGCGATCCAGATGGGGGAGAAGGGCGACACCTACGTCCTCGACGAGCCCACCACCGGTCTGCACCTCGCCGACGTCCAGAACATCCTGGGGCTGCTCGACAGGCTCGTGGAATCGGGCAAGACGGTGATCGTCATCGAACACCACCAGGCGGTGATGGCCCACGCCGACTGGATCATCGACATCGGTCCGGGCGCCGGGCACGACGGCGGACGAGTGGTCTTCGAAGGAAGCCCCGCAGATCTCGTGGCGGCGAAGTCGACGGTGACGGGGGAGCACCTCGCCGCGTACGTCGGGGCATAG